TTGAAGAGCAGGCCCCAGGGGCAGGGTGGGCAaaagttccttcttttttaaattttttatttttttacatatttattggcgtataattgctttacaatggtgtgtcagtttcagctttataacaaagtgaatcagttgtacacatacatacgtccccatatcccctccctcttgcctctccctccctaccttccctatcccacccctctaggtggtcacaaagcaccgagctgatctcccagtgctatgcggctgcttcccactagctatctgttttacatttggtagtgtgtatatgtccatgccactctctcactttgtcacagctcacccttccgcctccccgtattctcaagtccatgctctagtaggtctgcataaAAGTTCCTTCTTGTTCATGGCGGATGCCTGTACTTCCTGCATCTCTCTACCTGCTGTTCCAGAGGTGGGCTGCCGTGGTTTGCAAGGGGCCATCCTGCCGAAGTGCGGGCTGCGTTGTGTTCAGGCCGTCCAGGATGCCTCATGCCCAGTGCTTGGCTTTTGCAGGTGAAGCTGACCGCACAGACGGCTGCTGGGTTTGTGTCTGACTTCTACACCCTGCCCGTGGGGATCCGCACCGTGGCTGTCACACAGAGCCAGTTCCTCATCAACGGGAAGCCTTTCTATTTCCACGGGGTCAACAAGCATGAGGATGCAGACGTGAGTTGGGGCTCCTGAGTCCCTGTGGGGGGCCATTTCTCGCCATCCCTTCCTCCGCGTCCCTTGAAGTGGTTGAGGGCAGCTCAGAGCAGTTAAGCAAACCGCTCAAAACCACTGCCCGATGGGACCTGTGCTTGGCCTGGATAGCGGGCTGACAGGGTGACTCTGAGGGGCCCAGCTCTAGTAGGAAGGGCATCTTCAACGGGGACAGGGGGCAGGGGCTCACTCTGCTGTGCTGTCCCCTAGATCCGAGGGAAGGGCTTTGACTGGCCGCTGCTGGTGAAGGACTTCAACCTGCTTCGCTGGCTGGGCGCCAATGCCTTCCGCACCAGCCACTACCCCTACGCAGAGGAGGTGATGCAGCTCTGCGACCGCTATGGGATCGTGGTCATCGACGAGAGTCCCGGAGTGGGCATCGTGCTGGCGTGAGTGCCCGCCAGCCGCACAGCCCAGCCCGCGCAGCTTGGCACCCTGTGACCCGCTCCCTTTCCTCCCCCGGCCCCACAGCCAGAGCTACAGCAACGTGTCTCTGCAGCACCACCTGGAGGTGATGGAGGAGATGGTCCGCAGGGACAAGAATCACCCGTCTGTTGTGATGTGGTCTGTGGCCAACGAGCCCGCTTCCTTCCTGAAACCAGCTGGTTACTACTTTAAGTGAGTGCCCCTGCCTTCCCCGGGTCAGGGGTGAGACCTCAGCCCGCTGGCCCAGCTCAGCCTCGGCTGGTAGCTGCGAGAGAGCTGCAGTGGGCCCTGGGGTGGGCATGGGCTGTGAGAGGGTCAGCACCTGCTCCCAGCCCAGGTGCATCCATACCTGGTCGGTTCAGGGGACCAAGTACCCACCCACCCAGATTGTGATTTCAACCCAGTGTCTCCTTGACACACCTGAAATGAAATCCAGAGTTAACCCAACCCACTTATACACATAACTtctaattaagaaagaaaaaaaagtagtgacGTGGCCTAACCGTAGTATAAGGGAGTCATTTGTAAAATAATCCATGAGTGCATGGGCCTGACTCCCCGGAAGATGCAGTGAAGGGGTCAGGAGCTTGCATCTAGATGTGGCATCTCCCTGAAAGCACAGCTGCAAAAGCTGATGACGGGGGCTGGAAAGCACAGCTGGTGACTCTGATACCGTGAGCAGCGTTTTCTTCAGTGCTGCCCTCTTCTAAAACACTGAGCCACCCCAGGTAAAGTTGCAACCAAAACCAAGTATAGTCTTCCCTCGATTTTTACGGTATCTCCGTTCCTGGGGAATTTAGTGCGTGTTAAAACCGCACAAAACCGCTTCGTGACGCTTCGGGTTCATCTGTAAAGGGGAATTAAGCTTTATAAAGCTGGCTTACCTAGGCATGTAATTATAAACAGGTTTGAAATGATGTGCGTATTCTAACCATTCTAAGTTACATTGTTGGACGGGACCAGGCCATCTAAAGTTCATGGTCCGTTCACTGAATGCCAgtagctccccccaccccccaggcatTGCTGTGGACAGAAATCCCACTTAGGGGTCATCTCCCCGCCCTGGGCTGGCTCCCCTCGGGGTGTTCCTTGGTTCCTTCTCTCTCTTAACGATCATGCAGTTGTAGTGTAGCCTGGAGAGGGGAATTATTTCACCTCCTGTGGAGGCAGCAGAGGCCATGGAAATACTCCTTGAGGCAGACACTGCCTGCATCCCAGTGTCCCAGATGGAGGCTCTGAGGAATGGACCCACCCGGGTGAAGCTGAGCTCCGGACACACAGCCCCAGAGCACGTGGCACAGGGATGTTGAGCCAGGCTGGTGGACGGAATTTTTTCTGTGAACGTGAAAGGATGATAAGCTTCCAGGAGCAGGTGCCTGAGGCTTCCTGTGAACCTTTCTGGGAGGTGTGGAGAAGAAGAGGCTTGATTTGGGAGCAGTGGGGATGGGGCAGGATGTAAGTAGGGCTGCCTGGGCCGGAGGCGCTCGGCTGGGCTTTGAAGCTCCCCAGGTGACAGACAGGCTCTTTCGGACAGTGGGTTAGGGACTTGCAGGTCGCAGGGCACTGTTCTGGCCTGTGGAAACCACAGCCTTCGAGTGAGAAGAGTTataatgggggggggggtgtcaaggaaaagaaaaccagcTGTGAGgaaatagaagaggaaaataGGCTTAAACAGTGAGTGAGGGTGACCTGCGCTGGGGAGGCTGAGCCCTGACCACAGACCAGCCCCTCTGTTGGGAAGCATCCTCTCGCCACCCCTCCTTGGTTAGCAGGACTCAGTGTAAATGCCGTGTCTTCAGAGAGGCTGTGCTGACGGTCTGGTGTCGGGGATGTGCCGCCTTACGGTCTCATAGAACCCCGTGCTTCCCCTTCATCATTCCCGCCAGCGCTTGTAATTTGTTACATTCGCCCGTGTGGCTTCGCTCCATGGAGCTTCACGGCTGTTTAAGTTTCTAGTGAGTGCCCAGCGCActgcctgcctcccagcccccGACTTACATGCTAAGTTAATATCCATCCTAATCCACACCCCGTCCTATTTTCAAGAGCTTCGCCAGAGATGCAGAGCCCAGCTTTTGGCAGTGCCCAGCCCAAGGACCTCTGCTCTGTGTCTCCCGCCCCTGGAGGATGGCCTCTCctctgggaggggtgggggactaggaactggggagggaggaaggaggaaagaatgatGTCAGGGAACGTGATGCCTAGAAGAACGTGTCTGCTTACCTGAAATACACtggaaggcagggaggagagcGGTGTCTTGGGGGTCTTTTTGGCTGGGAAGATGAGAAGGAGAGGATGCGGAATGAGAGTCCTCCCTGGTCTGACTGACGGTGCTGTGTCTTCTGCCCTCCGTGGACAGGACGCTGATTGCCCACACCAAAGCCTTGGACCCCTCCCGGCCCGTGACCTTTGTGACCAACTCCAACTATGAAGCAGACCTGGGGGTGAGCCTGGGGGTCTCCATGCCACGTCTCCCCTCTGCCTGTCCTCTCATCCTGCCCAGATGCTTGCTGACGTGAGCCGCTGGGAGGGACCACAGCAGCCAGTCCACCCATTTCCATGGATGGTCTTTAGGTTAAAGAGGACTGCCCGTTGACTTGCCAGGCAGTGTGGCTTCTTGAATCTAAGGAGGCTGGGCACAGGGAGGTCGAGTTCATTCTCAGTTCAGACTCATCCGTTTTTATGCACCTCAGTTTAATTTTATGCCCCTCAGTTTAATAGGCTCAGAAAAGGGTAGAGGTTTAAGGGAGCCTAAAGTCATCATCGTCCCATTTCTCAAACCTGGCTGATCGTCAGAACCACTAAGGGAAGCTTTCTGAAAGTGTAGATATCTGGATtctgagattctgatttagtaaaGTCCAGGGTGGgaatctgagtttttaaaaaactcctcAGTGATTCCAGTCATCAACCCAGCTTTGGGAACCGGACTAGACTAGACTAGATCCAGACCCTGGGAATGAGAATCAAAGGAACAGGCTCACACAGCCGGCCAGACCCCACAGCCACCCTTGCGGTCCCTGGGCGCAGCAGCCCCTCAGAAGCCGTGTTGAGTTGCACGGAAGCTGTAAAACATGGGAGCGAGAAGATGCTCCTCCGCTAGAGAACTGAGGCCGGTACTTAAAAGTGCCCCAGAGAGAGAAATCATGTAAAGGAGAAAGAATGGATGAGAAAACCTATGCACAAGTATAAATTGTGAACACTGTCATTTTGACATGGATGGGACAGTTTGTAGCCCTGGTGTTCCTGTGCCATCCCTCGACAACACCCCCTTGAAGGAGTGCGAAGACTGTGGTCAAATACCAGTGTGACACAGGCAGACCTGGACTTTCTCAGAGCCTAAGTGGTGTCCCTTCCCATTCTAGTGGGCAGGGGAGCCTCTGCCGGTCCCCCCAGAAGGTTGCCAGACTCACCTGGTGGGGTGTGTGAGCCATGGTCATGGTCACGTGCCCACCCAGAGGCACCACTTTCCACTTGCATCTTTCCGCCACCAGTTCGGAAAGGTGCCGAGGTCACTTGGGAAAGACGGACCACGACAGTCACAGTGCAGACTTTGGAGGTGAGTGTGGGTTCAGGTGAGCTTTGCTGCCCACTGAGCACCACACTGTTCAGATTCGAGGCAGTCCCGCCCCATCATCTGGGCTACCCTCCTAGGAGGGAATTTTCCAGCCACTTTATGGCCCACAGTACTAGCTCAGGAAGGTGAATCAAGAGCCTTTGTGAGGAGAAAAACTGCTTTTGTCCCTTAGTTGGGAATACTTCTCCAGGGCCAGGGGGACAGCCAGTGACAGGAGCACAAGCTAAAGAGGAACACAGTTGGGTTGGGATGGGCCCTGGGCTCCCACTGGGGCCAGTGCGCTGGGCACCCTCCCCTGAGCCCAGCTGCAGCCAGGTCGGGGGCACCAGCCCAGAGTTAAGAGACTTGTTCCATTCAGGTCTTTTCTAACCCCACGTGCTATACATGTGAGCATccaactcatttcttttttaaaattaattttatttttggctgtgttgggtcttcattgctgcacacgggctttctctagttgcagcgagcgggggctactcttcgttgcggtgcgcaggcttcccatcgcagtggcttctcttgttgcggagcatgggctctaggctcatgggcttcagtggttgtggcacgtgggctcagtagttgtggctcgtgggctctagagcgcaggctcagtagttgtggcacacgcgcttagttactccacagcatgtgggatcttcccagaccagggctcgaaccagtgtaccctgcattggcaggcggattcttagccactgtgccaccagggaagtcccctaactcATTTCTGTGTCCCCTTCTTACCTCCTGTGCCAGAAGTGCCGCCCCACCGCCCAAGTGTAAGTCCGACGCTATCCTACACTCTCCTGGTTCGTGAACACGTTTTAACACTCTTCCAGGTGCCTTATGTGGACGTCATCTGTGTGAACAGTTACTACTCCTGGTATCATGACTACGGGCACATGGAAGTGATTCAGCTGCAGCTGGCAACCCAGTTTGAGAGCTGGTATAAGACCTACCAGAAGCCAATTATTCAGAGCGAGTACGGAGCAGAAACCATCACAGGGTTTCACGAGGTAAGTAGtgtagacatttattttttcactgtctTGGACAGTGATGTCATTCACTGCCCCAGGCTAGAAAGGTGCCTCCTTCCCGGTCCCTCACTTGTCCTGATGACCTCCTATAGCTCACCAGGCTCACCTTAACCTACCCCTCCACATGGCTGCCCTGGACTCAGCCTCTGCCTCACTTGAGTGGTCCTCAGACAGCCTCCCACTAGCTGGCCAAATGGTCTTTGGAACAAATCCAAACCTTGGGAGTCCTGTCACCGGCTTCTCCTGGCCCACAGGACGAAGCCCTAATCTGTGGTCAGGGCTGTCAGCATCCTTTGCCCTGTGCCATCTCCCAGGTCTTCATCCTCCTCTGCCTTCAGTCCTGGACCCTGGCCTGTTTTCACTGTGCTCACTGGCTTCTGCTCTGGCTTGGCCTGTTCCTTCTACCTAGAATGCCCTTCTTAGCACCATAATCATCAACTAAtggattctgttttgttttttttaagggattatttatttatttgtgtatttatgtatgtatgtatttatttatttttggctgcattgggtcttcgttgcgccgcgggctttctctagttgtggcaagcgggggctactctgttgcagtgcacgggcttctcattgtgatggcttctcttgttgtggggcacgggctctaggcacgcaggctcagtagttgtggcgtgtgggctcaatagttgtggcttgtgggctctagagcacaggctcagtagttttggcgcacgggctcagttgctccgcagcatgtgggatcttcccggaccagggctcgaacccgtgtctcctgcattggcaggcagattcctaaccactgcaccaccagggaagcccaactaatGGATTCTTACTCAGCATTCGAGCCTCAGCTTGGGTGGCCCCTCTTTGGTGAGGTTTACTCCACCTGCCCGGGCAGAGGAAACTCTTCCCCCTGCTCCGTCTCTGTCTCAGCATTTCTCACTGTGCACTGTCATGATCTCTTTGGCTCTCTCCTTGACCAGACCGAGGGCTCCAGGAGGGAGACTAAATCCTATTTGTCGTTGCTTCCCAAGCACTCAGCAGGGtccggcacacagcaggtgctaaATGATACTTGTTAAGAGAAATGAGTGAGATCTTGGAGCaagattttggttttttggggagtttttttttttggctgtgttgcacggcatgcagaatcttagttcctcgaccagggattgaacccacaccccctgcattggaagcgtggagtcttaaccactggaccaccagggaagttgttGGAGCAAGGTTTAATCACTAGCTTTTTCTCCTTGTTTTGTCCATTTCCTCACCAAAGATAGGCTGTTTTGTGGGGATTGTTTTCATGTGGATTCTTGAACCCCAGCCAGCCGACACCTGTCACAACGGCTGGGGTTCCTTGTTGACACATTTCTTCATTTGCTGATCCTCAGTAGGTTGAACAGTAACCCAAATGGACTCCCTTATTCTGTTCACACCCGTAAATTCATCTTGCCTACACAGAGTGCCACTTGGACAGACTAATGTACGGGAAGTATCTTATGAAGACAAAGTACATACATTTGTCCTCCCTCTTTGAAAAGGTGACCAACTCTGAATTTTTAACAAATTctgaaaaggacttccctggtggtccagtggttaagatttccccttccaatgtagggggtgtgggttcgatccctggtccaggagctaagatcccacatgcctcccggccaagaaaccaaaacataaaacggaagcaatattgtaacaaattcaataaagatttttttaaaaaaaagtaaattctgaAAGAGTCTGGGTCAGCACTCTCTGAACGTgcctttgtggtgatggaaatgttctagacCTGCACCGTCCAGAACGGGAGCCACTGCCACGTGTGACTTTTGAGGACTTGGAACGTGACTAGCGTGATTGATGTAGTTTAAagtagttttatatttaaataacctCTTGTGGCTAGCGTTAGACAAGGCAGGGTCATTTCCATTAAAACACAGAAGGAACTCGACATCTTGCCCTGCCCTCAAATTCTGATTTGGAACTGCAACAAAACAGGGCTCAGTGGCACAGTCGTATCTTCGGTGTATATTAGCTTTCACTGTTGTcgttctgtatctttttttttttggctgtgccgcgagGCAtacagtatcttagttccccgaccagggatcgaacctgtgccccctgcagcggtgcagtggaagcacagcatcttaaccactggactgccagggaagtccctgtaatagcatttttttcctataatagcatttatatttatttatttatttattttggctgcgccaggtcctagttgtggcactcgggatcctcgctgtggcacacaggatctttagttgtggcatacgggatctagttccctgaccctaTCTTTCTAGTTTGTCACTTTGTCTCCAATGCCTGCCATATAAGCAGAtactaaataattatttgttgaatggatgaatgggcTAAACAGCAGCTACTTACCCAGAAGAGATACAGAAGAATCTGAGGCGAGTTAAATCTGAGTCACTCTAGTTCTCAAGTTATGCACTGGCAGCTACTTCAAACTTGGGTTTTAAACTTATTATCCAGAGACATACTTTTTCTCCTAGTGTAGTTCAGCTTTAAGACTGCACTGGGGAATAGAGATGTTaaagataaagcaaatattaaattctgtttatgggaattccctggtggtccagtggttaggacttggcactttcactgccgagggccccagttcaatccctggtcagggaactaagatcctgcgtgccacgcagtgtggccaaaaaaacccagttACTAattaaggtttgtttgttttttttttaccctggGCTGTGTCATACCCTGGCTGTGTCCCTACACCAGCAGCAGCAAGTCCTGCAGTCACTATAGCCCACCATGAGGACAGATATTTTGGTCATCACGTGgatctttatttttatctaacaTTTACAGTCCTGCTTGTTCTGAGTCCTAAATTCTCTTTGCCTTGACTTCCAGGACCCACCTCTGATGTTCAGTGAAGAGTACCAGAAAGGCCTGCTTGAGCAGTATCACGTGGTTCTGGATCAAAAACGAAAAGAATATGTGGTTGGAGAGCTCATCTGGAATTTTGCTGATTTTATGACTGACCAGTGTAAGTGGCAGTTCGGTGAATGGAATGTACCGCTTCTCCTTTTTTCAGGTTGGCATTTTAGTTCAGGACGTTTGGTTGTAAGAACCCTGGAAACGAGAAGGGGGAAAGCTGATGTAATCAATGCAGGCTACATAGAGGATTCCCTAGGAGAAGTAAGTTGCTTTTAGCAAGCAGCCATCACCTGCTGGCTGCCTAAATCATTTTAAGGTAAACAAGCAAATGGGAGAGGCTACCGTCTCAAGGCAGAGGTGGCTAGCTTACCTCTGTGTTTCACCACAGTATGAGGAAAAAGTGGACCTCGTACTGGATTTATTTGTGGGATATACTCATTATTCCAGAATAAGGTACAAAGCCCGAGGAACTTCAGATATTTcagtctgttttatatttttcacttataaAAGGCAAGTTTGCCAAATACAGGTTAAGTGTCAAAAGGTTTTGAGTGTGGGAGTGTTTAAAAGCCTTCAAGGTGAATACGACCTGTACTTTCTCACGTGGGGATAATGAGGGCTACTTCACAAAAGTTCCAAATGAGTTTCCCATTTCTTTCTACCCCTCTAGGTAACTAGCTTCTTGATATACCATAAACTTAGGATAGCAAtctggggaagaagggaaggatttGGTAGTAGTGGGAATTACATTACATTACTTAGGGGGAAAGACAGGTTTTTAGAAggttaaagttttgttttgttttgatatatttttatttatttatttggttgcaccgggtctcagttgtggcaggcaggctcctttgttgcagctcgctggctccttagttgtggcatgcgaactcttagttgcagcatgcatgtgggatctagttccctgacccggcatcaaacccgggccccctgcattgggagcacggagtcttaaccactgtgccacgagggaagtccctagaagatTAAGGTTTAATTAAAAATCCGAATGGGAGaggtgaagaaaaaaagagacagcatGAGCCTCCACTCTGCTTTTGGCAAACGAGATTAACAGCTCCTGGAAATAAGCTTGGATGGAAGTCTAGTTTTGTGACTAGGTGCACTGCTTCACGTAGTAAggaattagctgtgtgaccttgtacaAGGTACCTACCTTTTCACAAGCCTGTAAAGTGGGGCTAACGCCTACCACCTTGCAGGTTGACACAGGGATTCCATTTGACGAAGcgcttggcacagtgcctggtgttTGCTTTTCGTGGAAGAAATTATTGTTGTCTTGAGCTTTTCAGTGGGAAAGACCTGCTTTCCATTTAACAGAAGCGGTggtttctctaggagatggaagGGTTCGCTGGGAGTGTAGCTGCTCCTTTCCCAGCTCCAGCTCTGGCGGACTTGCCACCAGGGGTGGGGACCCAGCTGAAAGTCTGCCCAGCGGGACTTTAAAATCTACGAGTAGCTCCCTCTTAGGCGCCTGTGACTGGTCAAGTCTCTGGCTCCCACTAGCACAGTTGTCTCCTCAGATAGGCGCAAGCCTTTCCAAGGGGAACTCTGTCTCAGCCCTGCTCCAGTTACCAGGCAGGTGGGTACCCATAATGTCTTCAACCTTATTTTGCaagtaaaagataaataattttggattatttccctaacagaagaaaaattaacacaCCAGGGAGCTAAGTGTTTTTGGGGAGCAGTGGTATTTAAATCTTTAACCCGTTAAGGAGCCACTTCATCAGATACCACTTCAGACCAAGCATCTCTAAACCATGAGGACCTCTCTGTTTAGTGCCCAGCTTGGCTCCAGGCTGGTTGTGATTTGGCCCATCAGAAGTCATCTGAAATACCTTTTGCCTTGTTTTTAGCACCACAGAGGCCGATAGGGAATAGAAAAGGGATCTTCACTCGTCAGAGACAACCGAAAAGTGCAGCATTCCTGTTGCGAGAGAGATACTGGAAACTTGCCAATGAAACCAAGTGCCACCGGTCAGCTGTGAAGTCACAGTGCGTGGGAAACAGCCCGTTTACTTTTTAAGCAAGAACTACCTCTCTGCTGACAAGGGCTCTGTCAGCCCCTCCTTCCCAAGTAGGGGGCGACTTCCACAGGACACAGAGCAAGCGCTTCCTGGACTGTGCATGGCAGACCGGGAAGTTTTCTGGTCTGGATTTTGTGGTCATTTGCTAGAAGGGAATGTTAGAGGTGAAAATAAAGGCTTTTGTAGTATGAGAGTAAAGAGTGGGCTTAAAAGCGACCATCCATAAATTCAACGATCTGTACTGCTGAAGCATCGGAAATGGTTCTTCTGTGTCAGGCCGTTTTCATGGCCTTAACCGAGCACGGAGTCTTGAGAAACCTCTGCTTCAGCACTCGCCACAGTCAGAGTCGCTGGTTACAGACTGTGTGCTGCCACAGGAACAGCCCTGCCGCTTTAGGGCCACCTGTGCTCAGATGCCACCTGTGCTTTAGGCCGGCCTTGACTTGAGTGGGTGACAGTAAAAGACAAGTGCTAGTAACTCCACAGATAAGCCGAAGTCCCAGCACATTCACAGAAAGTAGCATCATGCTGGAA
This portion of the Pseudorca crassidens isolate mPseCra1 chromosome 15, mPseCra1.hap1, whole genome shotgun sequence genome encodes:
- the GUSB gene encoding beta-glucuronidase isoform X1 yields the protein MLRGLAGTWAVLGALLWGCGLALLQGGMLYPQESRSRERKELDGLWRFRADFSQNRRQGFEQQWYRTPLRESGPSLDMPVPSSFNDVGQDGRLRSFVGWVWYEREAALPQRWTEDLGTRVVLRVGSAHYYAIVWVNGVHVAEHEGGHLPFEADISRLVQSGPLSSCRITIAINNTLSPNTLPPGTILYKTDTSKYPKGYFVQNTNFDFFNYAGLHRTVLLYTTPTAYIDDITVATDVDQDTGLVNYQIVVQGSEHFQLEVCLLDEEGTVVAKGTGGRGQLQVPSAHLWWPYLMHEHPAYLYSLEVKLTAQTAAGFVSDFYTLPVGIRTVAVTQSQFLINGKPFYFHGVNKHEDADIRGKGFDWPLLVKDFNLLRWLGANAFRTSHYPYAEEVMQLCDRYGIVVIDESPGVGIVLAQSYSNVSLQHHLEVMEEMVRRDKNHPSVVMWSVANEPASFLKPAGYYFKTLIAHTKALDPSRPVTFVTNSNYEADLGVPYVDVICVNSYYSWYHDYGHMEVIQLQLATQFESWYKTYQKPIIQSEYGAETITGFHEDPPLMFSEEYQKGLLEQYHVVLDQKRKEYVVGELIWNFADFMTDQSPQRPIGNRKGIFTRQRQPKSAAFLLRERYWKLANETKCHRSAVKSQCVGNSPFTF